TAGGCTCTTGTTTCGCTTGTCCCATGTTGTCCTGCGTAGGTATCGCATTCATCTGTGGCTGAGGCAccgacgtcgaggccggAGTCTGCATCATCATCGATGGCTGCTGTTGCAccggctgctgctgcatggcctgctgctgcatcGACTGCAAGAGCGCAGCATACTGCGCGTTCGGCACGACGTTCGGCTGTGTCTGGGGCTGTTGTACCGattgctgctgctcgataatcgcacgcagctggaCTAGCTGATTGGGCGTGAGCATCcccgccttggccttggaTGCCATATCGGCGAGTATAGCACTCATATTGTTCTGTGCCGGTGGCCTGACCATGTTGGCGGCGTTCATCGCGTTAGGCATACTCGCCATCGGCGCAGGCTGTGCCTGCTGTGGCTGCAACATCATGTTCTGGGAGAACTGATTGGTGGGCATAGGTTGCTGTACAGATGAGTTCTTTTGGTTCAGAAGCGTttggagctgctgcgcagaGAGACTGTTTAGAAAGTCTTGCTGCGACTTTGGGAAGGCCTGGACATCGTGCTGCGGCTGCatcgcctgctgctgctgtaACAGCCGTACGATCTGCTGCTGCACCCCAGGATCAAACTTCCCTCCTGGCGTAAATCCCGACATCACGGGACGCTTGGGTTCTGGTCCAGCTCAGCGATCTAACGATAGTGCCAATCGCGGTGGTGGCCTGCAGGTCGCTTTTAGAGCCCTGTGCGGGATACGCAGCTCCACATTGTGTATTTCCACGACAGCCTATGGGGACGGCATGCAGCTATGGCGGGGTATGTCGTCATGCCAGGCAGCATAGGGAAGGCGCGGCACAAAGAACTAGAAGTAGGTGAAGGAAGAGTGCACAGAGAGCATAGCTTGCGTGGGCCCATAGAGTGTTCGGCATGCCGGGGCGAAATCGGCTACGCGGCTGTGACGAAGCGGCCGGCGGATCGTCTGTCTGATCACACCGTGTTTTCGAGTTCCAGGCCGATATCCATTTCTggctcctcctccttcggagccgaggcggtgctcggcgcggatTCCGTAGCCGGAGGCTTGGCCGTCGTCATCGTCCGCATATCTGCCTCCATGCGCTCATAAAGAATTCTGCGTTAGCCATTGAACAtacgcgcgctcgagacgcaggcgctggaTGTTGCGCTtgatgcgcagcgtcgtcaCCTGGAGCTTGTCGTTTTCCTGCGTCAGCTGTGGCACGTACACCCTCGATCTCGCGCACTTTGCGCTTCAGCTCCTTATACTTTTGGCGGTACTTGGTCGCATCGCTCTGGATCGCAACAGACGACAGATACGCCTTGGACTTTTGCTTCCCGCTCGGCGGGACGCTCTGCATCGGCGGTGCTCCACTCGCCATGGTGAGAGACACGTTCGAAGGTGGCACGTGACTCGACTGGCGCTTTTGTTCTTCTACGATGGCGAGTCAGAACGAGGCCAAGCCGGTCGCTCCGGAGGAGCTGGCTGAGGGAGTGAAGAAAATCCAGGTGAACGAGAAGCCCCAAAAGGCGAACAAGAAGGGTGGAAAAGGCGGCGAGAGCTCCGACTCGCCCCTCGAGTTTGAGCCGAAGCCGGCCTACTTCCAGTCTCGCATTGACCTGTTCAACAAGGtcaaggccgagcacgatgctgcgcttgctgcgaagcagcgcgtgccgatcaAGGTGACGCTCCCCGATggtgccgtgcgcgagggcACCGCGTGGGAGACCTCGCCGATGGACATCGCCAAAGAGATCTCCAAGAGCCtcagcgagcgcatcgtcaTTTCCAAGGTGAACGGCGACCTGTGGGACTTGGAGCGTCCGTTCGAGGGCGATGCTACGCTCGAGTTCTTCGACTTTGAGTCGCCAGAAGGCAAGCGCGTCTTTTGGCACTCCTccgcgcacgtcctcggcgaggcggccgagcgtcACTTTGGCTGCCACCTGTGCATTGGTCCCCCCACCGACGAGGGCTTCTACTACGAGATGGGTATGGGCGacagcggcgagcgtgtcgtgcgCCAGGAGGACTTCCCTCCCCTCGAAAAGCTCGTGACAATGGCCGTCAAGGAGAAGCAGCCGTTCGAGCGCCTGACGCTGACCAaggagcagctgctcgagatgTTCAAGTACAACAAGTACAAGCTGTACATTATCAACTCCAAGATCCCCGACGGTACCTCTACGACCGTGTACCGCTGCGGTCCGATGATCGACCTGTGCATGGGCCCCCACGTCCCCAACACGGGCCGCATCAAGAACATGGCCATTCTGAAGAACTCTGCGTCGTACTTCCTCGGTGACCAGGCGAACGActcgctgcagcgcctgtaCGGCATTTCGTTCCCCGACAAGAAGCAGATGGTCGAGTACAAGCACTTTTTGGCCGAGGCTGCGAAGCGCGACCACCGCCGCATCGgcaaggagcaggagctgtTTATGTTCCACGACCTGAGCCCCGGAAGCTGCTTCTGGCTCCCCCACGGTGCGCGTATCTACAACACACTCCAGGACTTCCTCAAGACCGAGTACCGCAAGCGCGGCTTCCAGGAGGTGATTTCGCCCAACATGTACAACTCCAAGCTGTGGGAGACGTCGGGCCACTGGGCGAACTACAAGGACGACATGTTCACGCTGAACGTCGACAAGGAGACCTTTGCGCTGAAGCCCATGAACTGCCCCGGCCACTGTCTCATGTTTggtgcgcgcgaccgctCCTACAAGGAGCTTCCCCTCCGCTTTGCCGACTTTGGTGTGATCCACCGTAACGAGGCGAGTGGTGCGCTGAGTGGTCTTacgcgtgtgcgccgctttgtccaggacgacgcgcacaTCTTCTGCCGTACTAGCCAGATTGAGGAGGAGATGGCGAACTGCTTCGACTTTTTGCGCCACGTCTACGGCAACTTTGGCTTCACCTTCAAGCTGGAGCTCTCGACGCGCCCTGAAAAGTTCCTGGGCGACATTGCGACGTGGGACGAGGCGGagaagcgcctcggcgcggctcTCGACAAGTTTGTGCCTGGCGAGTGGGAGCTGAACCCCGGCGATGGTGCCTTCTACGGCCCCAAGATCGATATCACGATCAGCGatgcgatgcgccgccagcACCAGTGCGCCACCATCCAGCTCGACTTCCAGCTGCCGCAGCGCTTTAACCTCGAGTACAAGACGCCACAAGGCtctgccgaggccgacaaGCATACCGAGCGCCCGGTCATGATCCACCGCGCGATTgtcggctcgctcgagcgcttcaTTGCGATTCTCATTGAAAACTTTGCCGGCAAGTGGCCCTTCTGGCTCTCGCCGCGCCAGGTGCTCGTTGTGCCGGTCACCGGCAGCGTGTACGGCTACGCGGAGAAGGTCCGCGCGAAGCTCTGGGACGCCGGCTTCTTTGCGGACGTCGACCTCTCTGACAACACGCTCAACAAGAAGATCCGCAacggcgagctcgcgcagtaCAACTTTGTCTTTGTCGTGGGCcacgaggagcaggagtCGGAGAGCGTCAACGTGCGCAACCGCGACACGGACCCCAGCGTCGCCAAGGGCAAGACGGAGACgatcgagctcgccaaggccatCGAGCTCCTCCAGAAGCTCAAGGAGTCCAAGGCGCTTTCCAACCAGCTCTCGCAGTAGATGTAGCTATGGATCCTTTGCCCACGGAGCACGCACCGGAGGCGTCGACGTACGCGAACTCgccgcggacgcggcggtcgtcgcacggccgaccggcgtcgaggtgcgcgatACGGGTGCGGtcgacacggcgcgcatcacccacggcgacggcgtcggTGTCGGCGCGTGGGTCGGCCACGGATACCCGACGCCGCCAAAGACAAAGTGCTGCACGACCGGGCGCTTGAGTAGGCACTCGGCATCGTACATTTTCAGCATGCCCGTATAGACTTTGTACCACGACGCGACGTTCGACGAGACATCCGTGAGCAGCGGCGAGTGCTCGGTAAACGGGCCGCGCTTGAGCGAGTGGATGCGTGCGAGGGACGAAATGTACAGATTGGGTATCGGCTCGGCACCTGCGACGGGCGGCACGTAGTACAGCGTCTCTTGCACCGAGATCTTGGGGCCCGCGCGCGGCTCCTTCCAGGACGCATAGGGGTACAGGCTGCGGTTCACCACGCCTTGCGGCGTGAGCGTCTCGGCATGGCGCAGCTGTGCGGCGCCGATAATGTACGGGGCGAACTGGTAGTCGTCAAGGCCCCACACGCCGTGGCTCCCGGccggctcgagcgagtAGTGGTCCTGCAGGTGCCACACGACACGTAGGTACGCAGGGAagacctcgagcgcaagccgccgctcggccgccgcaacgtccgccgcctcgtcggagcgcacaaagaggcgcaggcggtggAGATAGCCGAGCCACGCCAGGAAGTTGAGCTCGTGTCCGGTGCCGTAGTCGATGCGCACGAACGAGCCAAAGGCCTCCAAGAGgtacgcacgcagctccaCGATAAACGGGTGCAGCGCAGGCGgaagcagcgcctcgtgcagcgcgtccagCTTCTCTTCGAGGCGTGCGCCCCACGTCCGAAACGCGAGGTTGCCAAAGCGCTGGCTCGTCGTGTGCAGTTCGATCTCGTCTGTCCATGCATCGAGTGTCTGCAAGAGCCCCAGCACACGCTCCACCGCATCGTCcgacgtgcaccgcgccgccgcgtcggtcCATGCGACCTGCTGCGTAGCGTGCCCGACActcgcctcgccgaggcgcatcACAAAAAGGACCACGGCATCGTGTGCTGCGCTCTCGCGCCACAAATCCACATCGCTATCTTCGCGAATACGCCGCTGGGGCGCCGTCAGCGCCCCCACGGCCTCCGCACCAACCCACGCAGGGAGCGGCAACGCCAACGCCATCGTGGAGAAGTGGAGGTTCGCTCCGGCGATGTGGAAATttgtgcgccgtgcgctgagtacgagcgcggtgcgccgcaagggCCATGCGCTGCTCCCCGAAGGCTGGCAGGTGGTGATTGGAATCGAGTGCCATGCGCAGCTCAAGGTGCCGACCAAGCTCTTTAGTCGTACGTCGCCCGACTCACCCAGCGACCGTGCCACCGTCGGCCCAAACGTCGCCAAACACGCATGTCTCGGCGTTTGATGCCGGCTTCCCCGGCATGCTCCCCCGCCTGCATAGCTCGACGATCGGTGCGGCAGTGaatgcggcgcttgcgctgcagtgCAAGATCGAGAACTACTCGACGTTTGACCGCAAGCACTACTTTTACGCCGACCAGCCGATGGGCTATCAGATCACGCAAAAGCGcagtacgtcgcgcggcttACCCAGTCCCCTATGCGAAAGAAGGGCGTGTCTCGATCAGGGTCGAAGACGGCTTTCTGAAGAACGAGGCGGATGCGATCGACGTTCCTAtcgagcaggtgcagctcgagcaggatACGGCCAAGTCGGCGTACTATaccgtcgacggcgagcgcgccgggcgcgtccagctgctcgactttaatcgcgccggcgtcgcgctgatCGAGATCGTGAGTGCgccggcgatgcgcacgccaGAGCAGGCAGGCGCGTACGTGCGCAAAGtgcgcgacctgctgcggtgcgtcggcgcgtccgACGGCAACATGAACGAGGTAGGTGGCCATGCTTATGCAGGGCTCGCTGCGGTGCGACGTCAACGTGTCCGTGCACAAGTTCGGCACGCCGTTTGGTGCGCGATGCGAGATCAAGAACCTGAATAGCGTCAAGTTTCTGATGCAGGCCATCGGTACGTCGCTCTACTTACGCAGCGCACGAGGCCCAGCGGCagtacgcggcgctcgcggccggcggcgaggtcgagcaaGAGTCGCGCGGATTTGACGAGGCCAGCGGCACGACCTACACGATGCGCAAGAAGGAGGATGCGCCCGACTATCGCTACCTGTACGAGCCGAATATTCCCCCGCTCGAGATCCCGAAAGAGCGCATCAAGGCGCAGATCAAGGAGCTGCCCGAGCTGCCCGATgcgcgccatgcgcgcctgcgcgagacgTACGGCCTGTCTGTGCGCGACATCAACGTCCTGACGCGCGTCaatgccgacgacgacgcgacgccgccaCCGGAGCGCCACGCGGAGCTCGTGTACTGCCCCAACGCGGTGGACTTTTTCGAGCACCtggtcggcgcgggcgccgcgccacaGGCGGCGGTCAACTGGACGATCCACCACCTGCTCAAGGAGCTAaacgcggccggcgtccCGTTCCACGCGAGCCCCATCCCCCCGGTCGTCGTTGCGGAGCTGATCagcctcgtcgaccaggGCACAATCACCGCCAAGACCGCGCACACcctcctgcgcgagatggTCGATACACGCACGATTCCGTTCGACGGCACGCtccagctgcgccagcgcatcgacgcccgcggcctcgcgcagctgtcGTCCGACGCGGATCTGCGCCCTCTCTGCGAAGAAGTCGTCGCGGAGCTGTCCAAGGATGTCGACGCGGTCCGCGCCGGCAAGTCCAAGGCCATGATgaagctcgtcggcgcagTCATGCGCAAGtcgggcggccgcgccgacgcggtcgccgccacgcgcctcctcgagcgcctcgttgGTACCTCCACATAGATCCCGTCCACGATGGGCACGTCCGCTGAGGAGCTGCTCCGCAGTGCGGAGAAGAAGGCGTCGTCGACTGGCGGCTGgttctcgtcgtcgtcgagcaagCATGAAGAGTCGATTGAGCTCTTTAAAGAGGCTGCGAACAAGTTCCGTGTGGACAACCGCATGACCGAGGccggccaggcgctcgtgcgtgcggccgagATGGAGCTCAAGACGGGCGAGAAGGACTTTGCCTCGAACTCGTACTATGAGGCGAGCAAGTGTTTCCGCATGACGCGTCCCGACCAGGCGATgatggcgctcgaccgctgCGCCAACCTGCTTGTCGAGCGTGGCCGTTTCCGCCAGGCGGCGGACCGCAAGAAGAACATGGCCGAGCTGTACCGCGACGACCCCAACCGTCTCGACCAGGGCCTCGCGGCgtacgagcaggcggcgacGTGGTACACTCAGGaaggcgcgagcgccaccgcgtccgcgtgcaaccgcgaggcggcgcagctcgcgatccagctcgagcagtaCCCCAAGGCGATCGAGCTGTGGgaggcggtcgcggccgcgagccTCGGCAGCAACCTGACCAAGTACTCGGTCAAGGAGTACTACCTGAATGCGGGCCTGTGCTACCTCGCGATccccgacgtcggcgcggcgacgcgtgcgaTGGGCTTCTATGCGCAGCAGGACCCCGGCTTTCCGTCTACGACCGAGGGCCAGTTCCTGCACGGCGTCCTGCAGGCGTgcgagcacggcgagctcgacgcgttcgACCAGCGTGTACAAGAGTTTGACCGTATGAAGCCGATCACCGGATGGCGTGCGACGCTCCTGCagagcgtgcgcaaggcCATTTCCGACGAGCCGGATCTGTCGTAGCTACAAAACATCCTTGAGCgagtgcgacgcgctgccccgctcgagcggctTGCGCTGGTCGGGCGACGGCTTCCACCCGATCATAAAGATCGGCGCATAGGTCGCCGGGAGGTGGCCTtccggcgtgccgtgcagcgcctcgtacgtcgcggcagccgcgaggagcgtgtcgcggcgcaggtaTGCGCGGCGGTTGATCACCGCATTGCTCTCGCCCATGTCGCGCAGGTCTTCGAGCAGCTCAAAGAGGCCGGGGTAGTGCACCGTCACCTCGTCCAGGTCGACCGTCTGCAGGGTAAAGCCGGCGCGTGTCAGCAGCGACGACACGTCGCGTGTATCGGTCATGGGCGAGACGTGCACCGAGAGGCCGCCgtggcgctcctgctcggcgaccagcaggctcgagcgcagctcAAAGAGCGTGTCGCCGCCCATCATGTAGCCGAGGAACACGCCGTCAGGCttgagcgcacgctggATCTGGATCAGCGCGCCAGGCAGGTCGTTCGTCCAGTGCAGACTCCCGCTCGCAATGATGCAGTCCAGCGAGTTTTCTTCAAAGGGCAGCATCTCCTCGTCCacgacacgccgctcgatcGCAAAGGGGTACTTGGCGTCGTCGTCACGGTCGCGGTTCAGCATATcggctgcgtcagtcgcGCCACGTACCGCTCGTGTCGCACATAATCAGCTTCTCGACGCCCGTGCCTGGCACGTCCAAAAACTTGCGCAGGtgccctgcgccggcgccaagCTCGACAATCGTGGGATACGCACGCTTGATGTcaagcaggcgctcggccaggcTCTCTGCGGCCATATCTCGCACATAGTCCGTGAGGCGCGACGGCTCGCCACGCTTTGCCACGTCGAATTGCCCGTGCTCGTTgaccggcgcacgcaccgccgcacgcgagcGCTGCCGCTCTTTTACGTCGCGGTCAAAGATCAGGTACGGCGAGCTGGCCGGCGCAttcgtcggcgtcgcacgcgcaaGTACCGCGCTCGTTCGCAGGCCCCGCGCCATCGGACGCAGCCATCCGTGCATGGTGGAAGTGCTGACTAAGCATCTACAgatggcgccgcgcggcagcgcgcaggcgcgtgtCAAAGGAGGGCGAGCGGATCGGGTCGTTGGGCTCCTGGAAGGGGTTCATCATGACCTGCATTAGGACGAAAACGTACCTTGACCCAGAGCTCCCACACATCCATCAAAAAGTTGCGGATGCCTTCCTCGTGTTTGTGCTCGTGGAGAATGATAAACTTGGCGTCTGCGTCAGCAAAGCAACGTACTGCCAGGCACCAGGAACGCAGAAACGGTCCAGTCGTTGATGCGGTCGAGCGACTTGAGGTAGCTGCGTCAGTAGCGCGACGACGTACACGGAGCTGTCCACAAACTGCTTGTCCTCCAGCACGTCCAGCGAGCCATGCGCAATCATCTGCAAAATATGGTGCTCGTccgcagccgcgccgcggtTGTCCTCGGGGGCAGGGCTGCTCGCCGCAGGACTCGtcgcgccttggcgcgctaGCGGCGCGGTCCACGTATTAAAGGCGGTGCTGAATCCAAAAATTCCGCTATTCCGCGACTGCTCACCACttggccgcgtcgctgctggcgcactcggcgcacgcgcgctcAAGTCCGCCTCGTACAGCAGGTTGTCGCGCGTCCCGACGATGCAGAAGTAGTACGGCATCTGGTGGAGGCGGAGAGGCGGAGGAAAGTGGAGGTGTCTTTGATGGCAcgaccagcgccgccggcgggcgagctgccggccctcgagcgcgtccagGTGCAGCTGGGGACGCTGCAGAGTGCGGGACTCGCGCAGCGAAATGCACAGGAAAAGGTTCTGCACGCTCTCGATACCGAGCAGCAGATGGTCGAAGACGccctcgtgcagctcgccatgagcgagcgccaggcAGCGAGCGACCGCGAACTCGTCCTGGCGCCGGCTACGCAGCAGGTGCGGTACGCGCTGCCACTGATGAGCCGCGACGCACTGGCCTCGATGCcgctcctggcgcagcacgcggccCAGCGGCGAGAAACACGCGCACTGCTCTCCACGCCACCGTGGAGCGCCCAAGACACCGAGTGCCTCCGTATCGCCGCGGAAAACGAGCGGGTGCGCGCCATGGCGCTCCAATCGGATCCCGGCTCGCTCGACTgggagcgcatcgcgatGCAGGTCCCATTTCATACCCCGCTCGACTGCCGCACACGCTGGACATTCTTTGAGCGCCCAGGCATCAACCactcgcgctggagcacCGGCGAGAAAAAGGCGCTCGCAGAACATGTATCACAGGATAAGGATGTGTCGTGGGAAGAGGCCGCACAGGCGCTCCAGACAGGCAGGTCGGGGTACGCAGCACTCGAGACCTACCAGCGGGGCATCAAGCCGGCGATCGACTGGACGCCGgaacgcgacgcggcgctcctcgccgctgTCCAGGCCGTGGGGCCGGACTGGAAGGCGGTCgtgcagcacctcggcTTTCCTGCGTTCTGCGCCTCGTTGTGCCACCAGCGGCACAGCAAGCTCAAGAGCACCGCGCTACGGCTGgggcgctggagcgccgAAGAAGATGCGGCACtccgcgcggccgtcggcgagtaCGGCTGCGACTGGAAACGCGTCGAGATCCACGTGCCGGGCCGCAGCGGACAGCAGTGCCGCGAGCGATGGGTGGGGCGCCTGGCGAATATCCCAGAGGGCGAAACGCAGGCGACACGGCGTGCATGGCTTCCGGAAGAGGACGCTCGGCTGCGTGCCTGCGTGCATTCGTGCAAGACTTGGGTCCAGGTCGCCGAAAATGTGGGCGGACGCTCGGACAAGATGGTGCGCGAACGCTGGAtcctgctgcggcggcgcgacgaggacgaggcgcggcgacaGCGTGGCGAGCCTGTTCCTCCACGCAAAGGGGGGAAGCGGCCAgacgagccgctcgacaAAAAGGGTGCGTAGATCTACGTATGGGATACGGAAATGTGCATTTTGCGGTTCATCCGCGAGGACTACATTGTCGGTGCAAATAGCGCGATGCGTGGCGCCAAATAGCGCGACGTGTGCTCGGTAGAGcccaaggagcgcaagcgcctccACAAtgccggcgacggcaaggGGTATACGTTAGTATGCATGGGATTGTGGA
This region of Malassezia japonica chromosome 8, complete sequence genomic DNA includes:
- the THS1 gene encoding threonine--tRNA ligase (EggNog:ENOG503NUM7; COG:J) is translated as MASQNEAKPVAPEELAEGVKKIQVNEKPQKANKKGGKGGESSDSPLEFEPKPAYFQSRIDLFNKVKAEHDAALAAKQRVPIKVTLPDGAVREGTAWETSPMDIAKEISKSLSERIVISKVNGDLWDLERPFEGDATLEFFDFESPEGKRVFWHSSAHVLGEAAERHFGCHLCIGPPTDEGFYYEMGMGDSGERVVRQEDFPPLEKLVTMAVKEKQPFERLTLTKEQLLEMFKYNKYKLYIINSKIPDGTSTTVYRCGPMIDLCMGPHVPNTGRIKNMAILKNSASYFLGDQANDSLQRLYGISFPDKKQMVEYKHFLAEAAKRDHRRIGKEQELFMFHDLSPGSCFWLPHGARIYNTLQDFLKTEYRKRGFQEVISPNMYNSKLWETSGHWANYKDDMFTLNVDKETFALKPMNCPGHCLMFGARDRSYKELPLRFADFGVIHRNEASGALSGLTRVRRFVQDDAHIFCRTSQIEEEMANCFDFLRHVYGNFGFTFKLELSTRPEKFLGDIATWDEAEKRLGAALDKFVPGEWELNPGDGAFYGPKIDITISDAMRRQHQCATIQLDFQLPQRFNLEYKTPQGSAEADKHTERPVMIHRAIVGSLERFIAILIENFAGKWPFWLSPRQVLVVPVTGSVYGYAEKVRAKLWDAGFFADVDLSDNTLNKKIRNGELAQYNFVFVVGHEEQESESVNVRNRDTDPSVAKGKTETIELAKAIELLQKLKESKALSNQLSQ
- a CDS encoding uncharacterized protein (COG:H; EggNog:ENOG503NWC1; BUSCO:EOG09262MFL), which codes for MWKFVRRALSTSAVRRKGHALLPEGWQVVIGIECHAQLKVPTKLFSPTVPPSAQTSPNTHVSAFDAGFPGMLPRLHSSTIGAAVNAALALQCKIENYSTFDRKHYFYADQPMGYQITQKRIPYAKEGRVSIRVEDGFLKNEADAIDVPIEQVQLEQDTAKSAYYTVDGERAGRVQLLDFNRAGVALIEIVSAPAMRTPEQAGAYVRKVRDLLRCVGASDGNMNEGSLRCDVNVSVHKFGTPFGARCEIKNLNSVKFLMQAIAHEAQRQYAALAAGGEVEQESRGFDEASGTTYTMRKKEDAPDYRYLYEPNIPPLEIPKERIKAQIKELPELPDARHARLRETYGLSVRDINVLTRVNADDDATPPPERHAELVYCPNAVDFFEHLVGAGAAPQAAVNWTIHHLLKELNAAGVPFHASPIPPVVVAELISLVDQGTITAKTAHTLLREMVDTRTIPFDGTLQLRQRIDARGLAQLSSDADLRPLCEEVVAELSKDVDAVRAGKSKAMMKLVGAVMRKSGGRADAVAATRLLERLIPSTMGTSAEELLRSAEKKASSTGGWFSSSSSKHEESIELFKEAANKFRVDNRMTEAGQALVRAAEMELKTGEKDFASNSYYEASKCFRMTRPDQAMMALDRCANLLVERGRFRQAADRKKNMAELYRDDPNRLDQGLAAYEQAATWYTQEGASATASACNREAAQLAIQLEQYPKAIELWEAVAAASLGSNLTKYSVKEYYLNAGLCYLAIPDVGAATRAMGFYAQQDPGFPSTTEGQFLHGVLQACEHGELDAFDQRVQEFDRMKPITGWRATLLQSVRKAISDEPDLS
- the RRD1 gene encoding Serine/threonine-protein phosphatase 2A activator 1 (COG:D; COG:T; EggNog:ENOG503NW6C), which produces MALALPLPAWVGAEAVGALTAPQRRIREDSDVDLWRESAAHDAVVLFVMRLGEASVGHATQQVAWTDAAARCTSDDAVERVLGLLQTLDAWTDEIELHTTSQRFGNLAFRTWGARLEEKLDALHEALLPPALHPFIVELRAYLLEAFGSFVRIDYGTGHELNFLAWLGYLHRLRLFVRSDEAADVAAAERRLALEVFPAYLRVVWHLQDHYSLEPAGSHGVWGLDDYQFAPYIIGAAQLRHAETLTPQGVVNRSLYPYASWKEPRAGPKISVQETLYYVPPVAGAEPIPNLYISSLARIHSLKRGPFTEHSPLLTDVSSNVASWYKVYTGMLKMYDAECLLKRPVVQHFVFGGVGYPWPTHAPTPTPSPWVMRAVSTAPVSRTSTPVGRATTAASAASSRTSTPPVRAPWAKDP
- the TRS20 gene encoding TRAPP subunit (EggNog:ENOG503P2JW; COG:U; BUSCO:EOG09265GGX); the protein is MPYYFCIVGTRDNLLYEADLSARAPSAPAATRPSGEQSRNSGIFGFSTAFNTWTAPLARQGATSPAASSPAPEDNRGAAADEHHILQMIAHGSLDVLEDKQFVDSSVYLKSLDRINDWTVSAFLVPGNAKFIILHEHKHEEGIRNFLMDVWELWVKVMMNPFQEPNDPIRSPSFDTRLRAAARRHL
- a CDS encoding uncharacterized protein (EggNog:ENOG503P8IM) is translated as MASGAPPMQSVPPSGKQKSKAYLSSVAIQSDATKYRQKYKELKRKVREIEGENDKLQVTTLRIKRNIQRLRLERAILYERMEADMRTMTTAKPPATESAPSTASAPKEEEPEMDIGLELENTV
- a CDS encoding uncharacterized protein (EggNog:ENOG503NUGI; COG:Q); the encoded protein is MHGWLRPMARGLRTSAVLARATPTNAPASSPYLIFDRDVKERQRSRAAVRAPVNEHGQFDVAKRGEPSRLTDYVRDMAAESLAERLLDIKRAYPTIVELGAGAGHLRKFLDVPGTGVEKLIMCDTSADMLNRDRDDDAKYPFAIERRVVDEEMLPFEENSLDCIIASGSLHWTNDLPGALIQIQRALKPDGVFLGYMMGGDTLFELRSSLLVAEQERHGGLSVHVSPMTDTRDVSSLLTRAGFTLQTVDLDEVTVHYPGLFELLEDLRDMGESNAVINRRAYLRRDTLLAAAATYEALHGTPEGHLPATYAPIFMIGWKPSPDQRKPLERGSASHSLKDVL